aatctcctccgggaaaacatctgcaaactctcccaccactggtatctcgtcaactgccgggctctctatccggtcatctctcacatggcacaaaatcagaggatatcccttcctcagatacgacttcaaggtgacagctgcaatcaacttaactttgggtttgactagaaacccacggtaagacacactaacacccttaggacctcttagggacactttcttttgatgacagtctatcttagctttatactttcctaaccaatccatcccaactatcatctcaaaaccattaaaaggaaactctagcaagtccacagggaaatcgacttgcccaactatcaaagatacatctctaaacaacctcccacacgatacagactcacccgaaggtatgaaaacttgctccctaacggactcatatactctcaaacccaactgttttacatgactcgaagacacaaacgactgagaagcccccgaatcaaacaaaacaaacgtaggaataccattaacaaggaatgtaccggtgataacgtgcgcatcttcctcagctgcctttttctccatcatgaataacttgccactggtcttctgcccacctccctggacaagatcttggtgatgcggtcggcttagcacccgacccttgattgttgttgttgttgttcatcggtgtcttccgataagaattaccgccgttgcggttgcctccactctggtaactcgacttcccggtttggccatgatccagccggtctgctgctcgcaaagctctgcgcaggtctctgaaaagatccaggtgcactcgtgcactcatgtctcttgtggcctacgccaccacaaccaaagcaggtcactccccagctattactcacactcccacggccacgcccaaaggacgccccagcactaaacccagacccagaagaaaatcccttagactgattgtggttgcctttcttgtgattcgattggccaccaccctcgctctcagacttcctcttctcaccacctgacctctcctgagccatctccaccaacctctcagcccttCCAGcgctctcataagcttccttaacatcggtaaggatccccacgggtaatttatccataatcgtggtagtcaaccctctctcaaacctcaatgccaggttctcctcactcaaacccatatcctcgatacctggacttctcattgaactgtatGCAGTACTCGGCTCCGACATCTcgtggtcatcttaaacttatcaaactcttccctcaacttactcctcacatgctcctaagcacgaactccttcctcacaccctactacgaaactcctcccaaggtatagcaggtaagccttggttggtgtatatctccttagcactcaccttcaccgaatcccaccacttgcccgctgctttgcctccctcggatagaacgcactgttccactctcatctcatcagggcaatgaaccaagtctaagatgttctccatctctctctcaCCAACTATCCAaacagattaggctccccaactcccttgtattctttcgggttaaacctcgcaatgtaaaggctgattttcgaatgatcaacctccttctccttactcttatccttgtcctcattcactctcttcagggtctcagtaagagcatcctggtgctctaacatcttaacgatgtcatctgtggtcataagctcagctctcgcgtacaaagcagttctcttgggcggcatcttgaagctatataagaaaggggtaaacataaacacacgtactaaacctcaaaacacgaaaacacgatgcccagaacccactcgatcgagttcccaaacacactcgatcgagtaacgggctactcgatcgagtgcccctacgtactcgatcgagtacccaaactccagaaccaaacagaccttctgatctcctacacactcgatcgagtatctaggctactcgatcgagtgaccccctactcgatcgagtacccctagttactcgatcgagtgccccaaaacttgattctggactcaaaatcgccaaaaacccacccgatcgagtcagtctcactcgatcgagtaccactaatacgtaagagctactcgcatattacgtcatatactaacatgctaaactttataaaaccacatgatatcataacaaatatgctacgcatctattctactatcaacaagatcaattcatcatgctattaaagccacattgtaaacatccaacatgttattccaacatcaagtctacacatatattacttttctttcacattctcaacttctccttcaacatccaacaatcacacacttcatcacattgttaacaagttaaccaagcacacatatgactcgacaaacactttcccatgtgaccggttcaaagttgtagggcgacccccgcgactttaggacgtctcccaagcctttgcactagctcctacaacctttaaaccgggttcattttaattgactccctatgttcattaagttcattggttacaggtttcaggatcgtcgctctgataccatttgtaacacccccatactccaagtgccttaccaggaccactcgggtatgaagacatcaccatctcggtcgcccgaggtatgataatcaaatagacaaaacagaaacaacgtttattataaatagtttaatgaataaatacaatcctcaaaaccaaaccaaagtacgatacaatattctcaaacgactgttctaactgaaatgtaaaataaactaaggctacagcggaagactcctatcctctgtcgtggcatcccagctatcccagtactcatctcaatacttgctcaatatctgctcaccatccctgaatggatcaccgcaggtttacaaaacaacaccggggtcagtactaatcacacaatcaatatagataacaataataagataacagacagctgaactgtcacacacacacaccaccaactcccatcatctcaatactgactgtccactggaccagccctgccagtgggggaccgcagtcgttcccacctaagccccgctcatcgtacgagcgataaccctgtccattaatgtgcacatccccttccgtggcgggttccacgaagggcgaaactagggcgtgaagtcactcccgcaagtgaccccactcagccgagaacgcatctcgagaaccatagacaaccaattacaatcacaatcacaatcacaatcgtcatatcaaacaactaactacaacacatcaccaatatcccattatgggactaatactgagtaggaaatcctacctggaaagcacaacaagcagacggtatctacagctgtatcaaaacgcctcttctacgaatcctcctcctatcatatagcacataaggactaccaattacttactactcataaaacccccaatctctaaattagggtttaatcaatcccaacaaaacattataaaaattgtattaaaagcttaccctcgacgcaaggaatccaacgatacgaactacgacacgaaatcgaaccgtcgaactccggaattgctaagaatgcgattaggaagatgaagcggctgctttctttcttaaacaggttttaggttttgtaaaagtgaattaaaacaatgacgaatatgtttaaataccttaatcgcataattaacaaaacccgagaaaaactccccgtaaaccggacactcgatcgagtacccaaggtactcgatcgagtacccccttactcgatcgagtaccccagctactcgatcgagtacccaacaggtcagaaactattttatttcgcaacttgcccatactcgacagagtaagggctactcgatagagtaccccaagacatataaatacggagtattacattatgtgatttatttgttatttcatgTTCATTGTTAATTCGAAAATGATAATCATAATTTTCGTGTTCATTGTTAACAATTGAATTTCTGGGTTAATAATTGAATTTCTGGGTTAACAATTGAAAATTTCTGGGTTAACAATTGAATTTCTGGGTTAACAATTGAAAATTTATGGGTTAACAATTGAATTTCTGGGTTCATCTCAATATGATACACTAATTTATGGGTTTGAAACCCAGAAATTCAACCCCAAATGATGAAATCACCAACCCGAGTCTGAACCCGAGTCTGAACCCGAGTCTGAACCCGAGTCCCAACCCGAGTCCGAACCCGAGTCAACCGAGTCCGAACCCGAGTCAACCGAGTCTGAACCCGTCTATAATGAAATTATCGGTAACCGTCTTCCCCGCACGGAAATAACAACTCCTTTACTTCTACCAGGCCTTGCTCTTAATCTGCATTATTTGGTGTGTTAGATAAGGTAAACTTGTTTATGCAGTTTTTATGTTTAAAAAAAATCTATTTTTTTTGCATGTGCCCACCTTGTCCTCATATAATGTGCCTCTGGTATTTCCGGATTAACATAAATCTTGCTCACATCGTCTACAGTTGATAGACGTATATGTCCTCCTATAATTCGAATGAAATAAGCAAATATTTAGCGTGAATtttaataagcaaatactattaTAATCTGGAAAATAGCGTTTATTTTAATGAACTGGCATTGTAGACGTTACCTTTTGTGACTACCCTTTCCACGCATTGCAAAACAATAATTGGTTTCTCTGACTTGTAGCGAAGATTTGTTGCTATATGTTCACCGTCTTTTGTGTATAGTCCCCACATCCAAAATGATAATTGAGTATCGCTGCAATTTGGTAAGGATGGTTTTGATAAGTAATGTGACATTTTTTTGAAATCAACTTTGAATTGACATCTATAATAATCAACTTTGACATCGAAAATAATTGAGTCTTACTCTTGGTTTGCCAAGTCTAATGCCATTCTTTTGGAGTTGTTATGTACAAAGACAGCTTTGTAGTCCTCTACTCCTCCTATGACATCTATAataatataaaatttatttagtaAATTGCACATAAAATATCAATTTCACTGTGATAAATATTCAATATGAGATTAAACGACATTTAAAAAATTAAGTTGTTAATGATGATACCTATTAGTTGCCTTCCTTCTAGTTTGTTACTAATGATATCTTCAAAAGAGACAAACTTAAAACCATGCTTTGGAATTAAGCCACACTCTATTTCATCAATGGTTGTCTGCATACCAAATCTGATCCGACACTTGTGTGTTGTTGCAAGGTTGAATCCGTGGTTACAGACTGTTTGGAATCTCTCTATTTTGTACGTCTTCCCTTCTTGAATTTTTCCATCGTATTTCTTGATAAGTGATTTTGTGATTAATCCTTGAATAACATTTTTCTCTTCATCAACCAATAAGAATTCAACTTTCTGAAAATTCCCTTTTCCATGATTGTTCCATTCGTCTTTTTTCCATTTCATTATCACCCTTGCTTCTATGTATATATTAAAGTCTCCTTCTTGAATTTCAACAATCGTTTTTTGGGTCGGTTGTACCATTGTTGAATGTATTTTGTTaatgtgttttttttgtttgaattAAATGGCTGGGGAGTTCTGAAGATTATATGGAGGGAGTTTAATCTGGGTTTTTGGTAGTGTGGGGGTAGTTAATTGATAATGGAAGATTGTGGATTGTGGATTGTGGATTGTGGAGGTAGTAGTGGTTTTTTGGTGTGCTGAGTGGTAATTTAATAACATAACTAATAatatataattttaattttaatttaattactttaatttaattaataattaatgttAATAATTAGAGGGAGTTTAAACTGAGTTTTTGGTAGTGTGGGGGTAGTTAATTGATAATGGGAGATTGTGGATTGTGGATTGTGGATTGTGGAGGTAGTAGTGGTTTTTTGGTGTAATGAGTGGTAATTTAATAATTTAACTAATAatctataattttaattttaatttaattactttaatttaattaataattaatgttAATAATTAATATCATTATTGTGTATGTATTTTCAATGAACTacagtattaatattaatattctgAATATTCTGATTCTTATTATGTTACAGTTATTCTTATTGTGTTACAGTTGTGGacataatttgtaattttaatttacttaaatttaattaataattaatgttGATGATTAATATCATTATTGTGTATGTATTTTCACTGAATTacagtattaataata
The Silene latifolia isolate original U9 population chromosome 11, ASM4854445v1, whole genome shotgun sequence genome window above contains:
- the LOC141614571 gene encoding uncharacterized protein LOC141614571, with protein sequence MVQPTQKTIVEIQEGDFNIYIEARVIMKWKKDEWNNHGKGNFQKVEFLLVDEEKNVIQGLITKSLIKKYDGKIQEGKTYKIERFQTVCNHGFNLATTHKCRIRFGMQTTIDEIECGLIPKHGFKFVSFEDIISNKLEGRQLIDVIGGVEDYKAVFVHNNSKRMALDLANQE